In the Arthrobacter zhaoxinii genome, one interval contains:
- a CDS encoding 2-dehydropantoate 2-reductase → MKIGIVGAGGVGAYFAAALSRAGHDIHLLVTPRHVEPLSVHGIRVTTGDGRDEFIPVSGVSTDAATIGECDAVVLACKAGHVRHVMRGALPLLGPGTPVLPLQNGVTASEQITAAVGSGHALGGLCMIISYLVEPGHVHHVGGYPAVTFGELDGAPTARVRVLAEALASAGISTRISDDITTDLWRKFMLITSYGGVGALCRRSVGETRTHPQTRALVEDAMREVAAVATAAGANLTEDDVQATMAQYDAFAPDSTASMQRDLIAGRPSELEEQNGTVIRIAARHNLPAPIHTTIYRALSILDGPR, encoded by the coding sequence ATGAAGATCGGAATCGTCGGTGCCGGCGGAGTCGGGGCTTACTTCGCCGCAGCCTTGTCGCGGGCAGGACACGACATCCATCTCCTGGTCACACCGCGCCATGTGGAACCCCTTTCCGTGCACGGGATACGTGTCACCACCGGCGACGGTCGGGACGAATTCATCCCGGTGAGCGGTGTTTCCACGGATGCAGCGACCATCGGTGAGTGCGACGCCGTCGTCCTGGCCTGTAAAGCAGGCCACGTCCGCCACGTCATGAGAGGCGCACTTCCCCTCCTCGGACCCGGCACCCCGGTGCTGCCGCTCCAAAACGGGGTCACCGCATCCGAACAGATCACGGCAGCCGTTGGCAGCGGGCATGCTCTCGGCGGCCTGTGCATGATCATTTCGTATCTCGTGGAGCCGGGGCACGTCCATCATGTTGGCGGATACCCCGCTGTCACCTTCGGAGAGCTCGACGGCGCACCAACGGCCCGCGTACGGGTCCTCGCCGAGGCATTGGCCTCCGCCGGCATCAGCACCCGCATCTCGGACGACATCACCACTGACCTCTGGCGGAAGTTCATGCTCATTACCTCGTATGGAGGAGTTGGAGCGCTGTGCCGCAGGAGCGTGGGTGAAACGCGTACCCATCCGCAGACCCGTGCCCTGGTTGAGGACGCCATGCGTGAGGTCGCCGCCGTCGCAACAGCGGCCGGCGCGAACCTCACCGAGGACGACGTCCAAGCCACAATGGCGCAGTACGACGCGTTTGCGCCCGACAGCACCGCCTCCATGCAGCGCGACCTCATCGCGGGACGGCCCTCCGAACTCGAGGAACAAAACGGCACCGTCATCCGTATTGCAGCCCGGCACAATCTCCCTGCACCCATTCATACAACC
- a CDS encoding tautomerase family protein: MPLIQVLNASPSTTEKKRQLLAALTETYARVMEIRPDTIRVVLHELPRENWSVAGVTLADSGQDESVRAG; this comes from the coding sequence ATGCCACTTATTCAGGTACTTAACGCGTCGCCGTCCACCACCGAGAAGAAGCGCCAGCTGCTGGCAGCGCTCACGGAAACGTATGCCCGGGTTATGGAGATTCGACCGGACACTATCCGGGTTGTTCTTCACGAGCTGCCCCGTGAGAATTGGTCGGTCGCCGGAGTGACCCTGGCGGACTCCGGCCAGGATGAATCCGTCCGGGCGGGCTGA